In Aliidongia dinghuensis, one genomic interval encodes:
- a CDS encoding GNAT family N-acetyltransferase, protein MNHISHVCESLAEALVDDPFYQAVTIDSSADEGKRRLILARYFNLAIEEATSIGEVQYAGGDGAAIWVTNEASDGDIGRYSTARTRALTKLLGAAGFDNYVSISKSMAKNVPTHLADAWYLSILGVRPAARGQRLAHRLVELTLSRADRQGATCFLETFNPLSLPFYRRLGFDHEIRCFEEVTARPYWILTRHN, encoded by the coding sequence GTGAATCACATTTCGCATGTTTGCGAGTCCCTGGCAGAAGCTCTTGTTGACGATCCATTTTACCAAGCGGTGACGATCGATTCGTCGGCAGACGAAGGGAAAAGGCGACTGATTCTCGCTCGATACTTCAACCTTGCCATCGAGGAAGCGACCAGCATTGGCGAAGTTCAATATGCCGGAGGTGACGGTGCTGCAATCTGGGTCACCAATGAAGCGAGTGACGGCGATATAGGAAGGTACAGCACGGCCCGGACACGGGCATTGACGAAGCTGCTCGGCGCCGCAGGTTTTGATAATTACGTGAGCATTTCCAAATCGATGGCGAAGAATGTTCCGACTCACCTTGCCGACGCTTGGTATTTATCCATCTTGGGCGTGCGGCCAGCGGCGCGAGGGCAACGACTGGCGCATCGTCTCGTCGAATTGACCTTGAGCCGGGCCGATCGACAGGGTGCTACGTGCTTTTTGGAGACCTTTAACCCACTGAGCCTGCCCTTTTATCGGAGGCTTGGTTTTGATCACGAAATTCGTTGTTTTGAAGAAGTTACGGCTCGTCCCTATTGGATATTAACGCGACATAACTAG
- a CDS encoding FUSC family protein → MPLDLREISLAAGARAATASALPVLAGELLHRPELNWIAIIGFWTCLADVGGSNRTRSLSMGGFTLFAAIGNLLSFLVQDSTPLAVLLVLLWSFGASMIRLFGNAATTVGVLLTTDVLVSIGIPDPSPREALFRGALTIGGGLWAMGLALVLWPVHPNAASRRAIAACWRSVADFAAALGQVHGSSAPSEAEWGRLVRERRNHTRAAIETARATLADTRRRAPGQSDRGAGLVILAAEIDQIFAALIALSEVLELASALDRHPDIHFQVDAALNRLAAITRGLADAMTGGPLPQTTDIRAAARGLRRAVEAAEPRGTADLAAYRQAAGLFETIDGYAGHAALTIRGVAPDMPPASPGQLPPGQLKTLMPAERGRRFSDILATLRANFNFRSITFRHALRLAITAAVAVALTRSLLLTRGYWLTITAAVVLQPYLATTFRRTVERVVGSVAGGLVAALLGWMLPDPIAITVVIFPLAIATMALRPVNYTLFVFLLTPQFVLVAELFQTGGSGDLYLAALRAMHSLLGGALGLVAAYLLWPVREGLELQRQVARAIRTNRDLTLAAITQFVAGEPRPGLVAPRQVAGMASNNAEASLQRLIDEPHTGTRREEEPATTILTCLRRLAGVALALAYLPTDLVTGEGRAQLERLGDWLGSAMSAIADAVDRRMAPPELPPPPDIAALVPATPDEPPPEGAEHATERHLFEHEIARLTRQTHVLHAAGIRLAGF, encoded by the coding sequence TTGCCGCTGGATCTGAGGGAAATCAGCCTCGCGGCGGGTGCGCGTGCCGCAACCGCGAGCGCGCTGCCGGTGCTGGCGGGCGAACTGCTGCATCGGCCGGAACTCAACTGGATCGCGATCATCGGGTTCTGGACCTGCCTCGCCGACGTCGGCGGGTCGAACCGCACGCGCTCGCTCTCGATGGGCGGCTTCACGCTGTTCGCCGCCATCGGCAACCTGCTGTCGTTCCTGGTTCAGGACAGCACGCCGCTCGCCGTCCTGCTGGTCCTGCTGTGGAGCTTCGGCGCCAGCATGATCCGGCTGTTCGGCAACGCTGCCACCACCGTCGGCGTGCTCCTGACCACCGATGTGCTGGTCTCGATCGGCATCCCGGATCCGAGCCCGCGCGAGGCGCTGTTCCGCGGCGCGCTCACCATCGGCGGCGGGCTCTGGGCCATGGGACTGGCGCTGGTGCTCTGGCCGGTCCATCCCAATGCCGCGTCCAGGCGTGCGATCGCCGCGTGCTGGCGCAGTGTTGCAGATTTCGCCGCGGCGCTGGGCCAGGTGCACGGCAGCAGCGCGCCGTCTGAGGCGGAGTGGGGGCGGCTCGTGCGCGAGCGGCGCAACCATACCCGCGCCGCCATCGAGACTGCCCGCGCGACGCTCGCCGACACGCGCCGGCGCGCGCCGGGCCAAAGCGACCGCGGTGCCGGCCTTGTCATCCTGGCCGCGGAAATCGACCAGATCTTCGCCGCCCTGATCGCGCTCAGCGAGGTGCTGGAGCTTGCGAGCGCACTCGACCGGCATCCGGACATCCATTTCCAGGTCGATGCGGCGCTGAACCGCCTCGCCGCCATCACGCGCGGGCTCGCCGACGCGATGACCGGCGGGCCGCTGCCGCAGACGACCGACATCAGAGCCGCCGCCCGCGGGTTGCGCCGGGCGGTCGAGGCCGCCGAGCCGCGCGGCACCGCCGATCTTGCGGCCTATCGCCAGGCGGCGGGCCTGTTCGAGACCATCGACGGCTATGCCGGCCATGCCGCGCTGACGATCCGCGGCGTGGCGCCCGATATGCCGCCGGCATCACCCGGCCAACTGCCGCCCGGCCAGCTGAAGACGCTCATGCCGGCCGAACGGGGGCGGCGTTTCAGCGACATCCTGGCGACGCTCCGGGCCAACTTCAATTTCCGCTCGATTACGTTCCGCCACGCGCTGCGCCTTGCGATCACCGCCGCGGTCGCGGTGGCGCTCACCCGGTCGCTGCTGCTGACGCGCGGCTATTGGCTCACCATCACGGCCGCCGTGGTGCTGCAGCCCTATCTGGCGACGACGTTCCGCCGCACGGTCGAGCGCGTCGTCGGCAGCGTCGCCGGCGGCCTGGTCGCGGCCTTGCTGGGCTGGATGCTGCCCGATCCGATCGCCATCACGGTCGTGATTTTCCCGCTCGCCATCGCGACCATGGCGCTGCGCCCGGTCAACTACACGCTGTTCGTGTTCCTGCTGACACCGCAGTTCGTGCTCGTCGCCGAACTGTTCCAGACCGGCGGCAGCGGCGATCTCTATCTGGCAGCGCTCCGGGCGATGCACAGCCTGCTGGGCGGTGCCTTGGGCCTGGTCGCGGCCTATCTGCTCTGGCCGGTGCGCGAGGGGCTCGAGCTGCAGCGGCAAGTGGCGCGCGCCATCCGCACCAACCGCGATCTGACGCTCGCGGCGATCACCCAGTTCGTGGCGGGCGAGCCGCGGCCGGGTCTGGTAGCCCCCCGCCAGGTTGCCGGCATGGCCAGCAACAATGCCGAAGCCTCGCTGCAGCGCCTGATCGACGAACCGCATACCGGGACGCGGCGCGAGGAGGAGCCGGCGACGACGATCCTCACCTGCCTCAGGCGGCTCGCAGGCGTGGCGCTGGCACTGGCATACCTGCCGACCGATCTCGTGACGGGCGAGGGGCGGGCGCAGCTCGAGCGGCTGGGCGACTGGCTCGGCAGCGCCATGAGCGCCATCGCCGATGCCGTCGATCGGCGGATGGCGCCGCCGGAACTGCCGCCGCCGCCGGACATCGCGGCGCTGGTGCCGGCGACGCCCGACGAGCCGCCCCCCGAAGGCGCCGAACACGCGACTGAGCGCCATCTGTTCGAGCACGAGATCGCGCGCCTCACGCGCCAGACCCACGTGCTGCACGCGGCCGGGATCCGGCTCGCCGGGTTCTAG
- a CDS encoding dicarboxylate/amino acid:cation symporter codes for MPTDVVASGRRSRPFYKNLTVQVLTAILIGVLLGEFDPELAKQLKPLGDIFIKLIKLVIAPVIFLTVVTGISHMGDMKKVGRVGGKALLYFELVTTIALAFGLIIVNLIGPGRGASTANAKIDAVASYAAQGKAFDIQKFLLELIPDNFLGAFAKGDLIPILIIAILFGAALTHMGERGKPIEELLERVSHVFFGIIGIVMYAAPLGALGAMAYTIGVNGVGVLVNLGELMACVYLTMAAFVLLALGLIAKFSGFSIFKFLRYITEELLIVLGTSSSETALPRLMDKLERFGVARPVVGLVVPTGYSFNLDGTSIYMSMATIFIAQAYGIDLSIGQQIFILSVLMVTSKGAAGVTGSGFITLAATLEATKIVPIEGLALLLGVDRFMSEARAITNIIGNAVAAVVIGKNEKAFDEAAALAEYRRAFDDPSISRI; via the coding sequence GTGCCGACAGACGTCGTTGCTTCGGGTCGCAGGAGCCGCCCGTTCTACAAGAATCTGACCGTCCAGGTTTTGACGGCGATCCTCATCGGCGTTCTGCTGGGTGAGTTCGATCCGGAGCTGGCGAAGCAGCTGAAGCCGCTCGGCGACATCTTCATCAAGCTGATCAAGCTGGTGATCGCACCGGTGATCTTCCTCACGGTCGTGACCGGCATCTCGCATATGGGCGACATGAAGAAGGTCGGCCGGGTCGGCGGCAAGGCGCTGCTCTATTTCGAGCTCGTGACGACGATCGCCCTCGCCTTCGGCCTGATCATCGTCAATCTGATCGGTCCCGGCCGCGGCGCCTCGACCGCGAATGCGAAGATCGACGCGGTCGCAAGCTATGCGGCCCAGGGCAAGGCGTTCGACATTCAGAAGTTCCTGCTCGAACTCATTCCCGACAATTTCCTCGGTGCCTTCGCCAAGGGTGACCTGATCCCGATCCTGATCATCGCCATCCTGTTCGGCGCGGCCTTGACCCATATGGGCGAGCGCGGCAAGCCGATCGAGGAATTGCTGGAACGCGTCAGCCACGTGTTCTTCGGCATCATCGGCATCGTCATGTATGCGGCGCCCTTGGGCGCCTTGGGCGCCATGGCATACACCATCGGCGTCAACGGCGTCGGCGTGCTGGTCAACCTGGGCGAGCTCATGGCTTGCGTCTACCTGACCATGGCGGCATTCGTGCTCCTGGCGCTCGGCCTGATTGCCAAGTTCTCGGGCTTCAGCATCTTCAAGTTCCTGCGCTACATCACCGAGGAGCTGCTGATCGTGCTCGGCACCTCCTCGTCCGAGACGGCGCTGCCGCGCCTCATGGACAAGCTCGAGCGCTTCGGCGTGGCGCGCCCAGTCGTGGGCCTGGTCGTGCCGACCGGCTATTCCTTCAATCTCGACGGCACCTCGATCTACATGTCCATGGCGACGATCTTCATCGCCCAGGCCTATGGCATCGATCTTTCGATCGGCCAGCAGATCTTCATCCTGAGCGTGCTCATGGTGACGTCCAAGGGGGCGGCCGGTGTCACCGGCTCCGGCTTCATCACGCTGGCGGCGACGCTGGAGGCGACCAAGATCGTGCCGATCGAGGGCCTGGCGCTGCTCCTCGGCGTCGATCGCTTCATGTCCGAGGCGCGCGCCATCACCAACATCATCGGCAATGCGGTCGCGGCCGTGGTGATCGGCAAGAACGAGAAGGCTTTCGACGAGGCAGCGGCCCTGGCAGAATATCGCCGGGCGTTCGACGATCCGTCGATCAGCCGGATCTGA
- a CDS encoding NAD(P)-dependent oxidoreductase produces the protein MKLAFLGLGVMGYPMAGHLQRAGHAVTVYNRTAAKAAAWVAEYGGASGETPAAAAKGAEIVFVCVGNDHDLREVVAGPGGAFSGMAPGAILADHTTASADVARELAALAAEKGIAFLDAPVSGGQAGAVNGKLTIMVGGDAAAFAKAEPVMVHYGRAVTLMGPVGAGQLTKMVNQICIAGLVQALSEGINFAQCAGLDPNKVVEVISKGAAQSWQMENRAATMAEGKFDFGFAVDWMRKDLAICLEEAKRNKAALPVTALVDQFYGRVQARGGNRWDTSSLIDLLARP, from the coding sequence ATGAAGCTTGCATTCCTGGGCCTGGGCGTCATGGGCTATCCGATGGCGGGCCACCTGCAGCGCGCCGGCCATGCAGTGACCGTCTATAACCGCACCGCCGCCAAGGCCGCGGCCTGGGTCGCCGAGTACGGCGGGGCCTCGGGCGAGACGCCGGCCGCGGCTGCCAAGGGTGCCGAGATCGTCTTCGTCTGCGTCGGCAACGACCATGACCTGCGCGAGGTCGTGGCCGGGCCCGGCGGTGCTTTCTCCGGCATGGCGCCGGGTGCCATTCTCGCCGACCACACTACCGCGTCGGCCGACGTCGCGCGCGAGTTGGCGGCGCTCGCCGCCGAGAAGGGGATCGCCTTCCTCGACGCCCCGGTTTCGGGCGGCCAGGCCGGCGCCGTCAACGGCAAGCTCACCATCATGGTCGGCGGCGACGCCGCGGCCTTCGCCAAGGCCGAGCCGGTCATGGTCCACTACGGCCGCGCCGTGACGCTGATGGGGCCGGTCGGTGCCGGCCAGTTGACCAAGATGGTCAACCAGATCTGCATCGCCGGCCTGGTCCAGGCGCTGTCCGAGGGCATCAATTTCGCGCAATGCGCTGGGCTCGACCCGAACAAGGTCGTCGAGGTCATCTCCAAGGGGGCAGCACAGTCCTGGCAGATGGAGAACCGCGCCGCGACCATGGCCGAAGGCAAGTTCGACTTCGGCTTTGCCGTCGACTGGATGCGCAAGGATCTGGCGATCTGCCTCGAAGAGGCCAAGCGCAACAAGGCGGCGCTCCCGGTCACGGCACTCGTCGACCAGTTCTACGGCCGCGTCCAAGCCCGCGGCGGCAACCGCTGGGATACCTCCAGCCTGATCGACCTGCTCGCCCGACCCTGA
- the hflX gene encoding GTPase HflX — protein sequence MGHETEAGGSSTGRALVVYPHLKLAPSESAGAVRAPEGRLAEAVGLAEAIQLDVVHAEVVKLNQPRPATLIGKGSVEKLAELVEELEIGIVIVDAAVSPVQQRNLEQAWKCKVIDRTGLILEIFGARARTHEGRLQVELAALTYQRSRLVRSWTHLERQRGGFGFLGGPGESQLEIDRRLIGERITKLKRELEDVKRTRSLHRQARRRVPYPIVALVGYTNAGKSTLFNRLTQSEVFAKDLLFATLDPTLRTLKLPSGRKAILSDTVGFISELPTHLVAAFRATLEEVQEADVVVHVRDVAHPDTEAQREDVHGVLKDLGLGEAVERGLVEALNKIDLLDGETRQAIVNRAGRNHDAVALSAATGEGCDALRHLLDTRLIDGVRPVPLDVDLMDGAGIAWLYRHGEVLERHDDDHVAHLVVNINQADLDRFAARER from the coding sequence ATGGGGCATGAAACCGAGGCCGGCGGATCCTCCACCGGCCGCGCACTCGTTGTATATCCACATCTGAAGCTAGCACCGTCGGAAAGCGCCGGCGCCGTGCGGGCGCCCGAAGGGCGGCTCGCCGAGGCGGTTGGGCTCGCCGAGGCGATCCAGCTCGACGTGGTCCACGCCGAGGTGGTGAAGCTCAACCAGCCGCGCCCGGCGACGCTCATCGGCAAGGGCAGCGTCGAAAAGCTGGCCGAGCTCGTCGAGGAGCTCGAGATCGGCATCGTCATCGTCGATGCGGCGGTGAGCCCGGTCCAGCAGCGCAACCTGGAACAGGCCTGGAAATGCAAGGTCATCGACCGGACCGGCCTGATCCTGGAGATCTTCGGCGCCCGCGCCCGCACCCATGAGGGCCGGCTGCAGGTCGAGCTCGCGGCCTTGACCTATCAGCGCTCGCGCCTGGTCCGGTCCTGGACCCACCTCGAACGGCAGCGCGGCGGCTTCGGCTTCCTCGGCGGCCCCGGCGAAAGCCAGCTCGAGATCGACCGGCGCCTGATCGGCGAGCGCATCACCAAGCTGAAGCGCGAGCTCGAAGACGTGAAGCGCACCCGTTCGCTGCACCGCCAGGCGCGGCGTCGGGTGCCCTATCCGATCGTGGCGCTGGTCGGCTACACCAACGCCGGCAAATCGACGCTCTTCAACCGGTTGACCCAGTCCGAGGTCTTCGCCAAGGACCTGCTGTTCGCGACGCTCGACCCGACGCTCCGGACCTTGAAGCTGCCGTCGGGCCGCAAGGCGATCCTGTCGGATACCGTCGGTTTCATCTCCGAGTTGCCGACCCATCTGGTCGCGGCCTTCCGCGCGACGCTCGAAGAGGTGCAGGAGGCGGACGTTGTCGTCCATGTGCGCGACGTGGCGCATCCCGATACCGAGGCGCAGCGCGAAGACGTCCATGGAGTGCTCAAGGACCTGGGCCTCGGCGAGGCGGTCGAGCGCGGTCTGGTCGAGGCGCTCAACAAGATCGACCTGCTGGACGGCGAGACGCGCCAGGCGATCGTCAACCGGGCCGGGCGCAATCATGACGCGGTGGCACTCTCAGCCGCGACGGGCGAGGGGTGCGACGCGTTGCGGCACCTGCTCGACACGCGCCTCATCGACGGTGTACGACCAGTCCCGCTCGACGTCGACCTGATGGACGGCGCCGGCATCGCCTGGCTTTATCGCCATGGCGAGGTGCTGGAACGGCATGACGACGATCATGTCGCCCATCTCGTCGTCAACATAAACCAGGCCGATCTCGACCGTTTCGCCGCCCGCGAACGCTGA
- a CDS encoding TonB-dependent receptor, with translation MGQRAGFLCGAGCGALLLAPLAALADGASSTEVITVTAQKRAEDVKEVPLNISVLSGTQLQEQHINDITDLSREVPGLSFSNEGGTGLSKIELRGISSDAGSPTVGIYLDEVPITMRNLLNTGATEPQFFDLDRIEVLRGPQGTLYGSSSMGGTIRFISKQPDLDDFGGSVYSELSSTKHGGLNYEESGVLNVPIVKGMAALRLGVDFLDNSGYIDQLSTTGQLLDHDINDEKTGVVRATLKARIGDDLTITPAVFFQRLRVDDTSVYDLSLPSLSTAKLVAERGRDTLFVPSITADYDLHWADLTSVSSYFWRQFNRVQDGTYYNSVLLANTLASDPATVAAFPNVNPASIGGLPSPAYIYPTTRQYSEELRLASKSSADTGRPYTWIGGLYFSDQHVHLSDQEYITGVGAALQQLYGTTPDNIPVISNPLTGDLVYSNTDRYDERQYAVFGEFTYIPWETVHLTAGLRYNFARESLGGTGGGYYNADAAPQFGFNERSYAATPKFAATWDVTEAQTLYANASKGFRLGAPNQPIPQFECSADFQNLGVKGAPEKYNADSLWSYELGDKARFWGNRVSVDAAVYYITWKNVQQHIYLPICGFDYTTNAGNAESYGTELSIRARVTPALTLTASADYTHSTLTQADPGLGAAVGDKLLGTPDWTAAFGADYTTEVANGVDGFVRADWEWTGPSHGAFQNTDPDYGRPVYNVLNASVGADFGSLVVSLFVKNLLDQNKTIQRPSLLSVNEGYTVRPLTVGLSVSKDF, from the coding sequence ATGGGGCAGCGAGCCGGGTTCTTGTGCGGCGCCGGTTGCGGCGCGCTTCTGCTGGCGCCGCTGGCAGCGCTCGCCGACGGGGCGTCCAGCACCGAAGTCATCACGGTCACGGCGCAGAAGCGCGCGGAAGACGTCAAGGAAGTCCCGCTCAATATCTCGGTTCTGAGCGGCACGCAGCTCCAGGAACAGCACATCAACGACATCACGGATCTCTCCCGTGAGGTGCCGGGACTGTCCTTCTCGAACGAGGGCGGCACGGGGCTCAGCAAGATCGAGCTCAGGGGCATCAGCTCGGACGCAGGCTCGCCCACGGTCGGCATCTATCTGGACGAAGTGCCGATCACGATGCGCAACCTGCTCAATACCGGGGCAACCGAGCCGCAATTCTTCGACCTCGACCGGATCGAGGTACTGCGCGGCCCACAGGGCACGCTCTACGGCTCGAGCTCCATGGGCGGCACGATCCGCTTCATCAGCAAACAGCCGGACCTCGACGATTTCGGCGGCAGCGTCTATTCCGAGCTGTCCAGCACCAAGCACGGCGGCCTCAACTACGAGGAAAGCGGTGTCTTGAACGTGCCGATCGTCAAGGGCATGGCCGCGCTGCGCCTGGGCGTCGATTTCCTCGACAACAGCGGCTACATCGACCAGCTGTCGACCACGGGCCAGCTGCTCGACCACGACATCAACGACGAGAAGACCGGCGTGGTGCGCGCGACCCTGAAGGCGCGCATCGGCGACGACCTCACGATCACGCCCGCCGTGTTCTTCCAGCGGCTCAGGGTCGACGACACCTCGGTCTATGACCTGAGCCTGCCGTCGCTCTCGACCGCGAAGCTGGTCGCCGAGCGCGGTCGCGACACGCTGTTCGTGCCCAGCATCACTGCCGACTACGACCTGCACTGGGCCGACCTCACCTCGGTCTCAAGCTATTTCTGGCGCCAGTTCAATCGCGTGCAGGACGGCACCTATTACAACAGCGTGCTGCTCGCCAACACGCTGGCATCCGACCCAGCGACGGTCGCCGCCTTCCCGAACGTCAACCCGGCGTCGATCGGCGGCCTGCCGTCGCCCGCCTATATCTACCCGACCACGCGGCAATATTCGGAGGAGCTGCGGCTCGCCTCGAAATCGAGCGCCGACACCGGCCGGCCCTATACCTGGATCGGCGGGCTCTATTTCTCGGACCAGCACGTCCATCTGTCGGACCAGGAATACATCACCGGCGTCGGTGCGGCGCTGCAGCAGCTCTACGGCACGACGCCGGACAATATCCCGGTCATCTCCAACCCGCTCACGGGCGATCTCGTCTATTCGAACACGGACCGCTACGACGAGCGGCAATACGCCGTATTCGGCGAGTTCACCTATATCCCGTGGGAGACCGTGCACCTGACAGCGGGCCTCCGCTATAACTTCGCCCGCGAATCGCTCGGCGGCACCGGCGGCGGCTATTACAACGCCGACGCGGCGCCCCAGTTCGGCTTCAACGAGCGCAGCTATGCCGCGACGCCGAAGTTCGCGGCGACCTGGGACGTGACCGAGGCCCAGACGCTCTATGCCAATGCCAGCAAGGGGTTCCGGCTCGGCGCGCCCAATCAGCCGATCCCGCAGTTCGAATGCTCGGCCGACTTCCAGAACCTCGGCGTCAAGGGCGCGCCGGAGAAATACAACGCCGACTCGCTCTGGAGCTACGAGCTTGGCGACAAGGCGCGCTTCTGGGGCAATCGCGTCTCGGTCGACGCCGCGGTCTACTACATCACCTGGAAGAACGTGCAGCAGCACATCTATCTGCCGATCTGCGGCTTCGACTACACGACGAACGCCGGCAATGCCGAGAGCTACGGCACGGAACTCTCGATCCGCGCGCGCGTGACGCCGGCCCTGACGCTGACCGCGTCCGCCGACTACACGCACTCGACCCTGACCCAAGCCGATCCGGGCCTGGGCGCCGCGGTCGGCGACAAGCTGCTGGGCACGCCCGATTGGACCGCTGCGTTCGGCGCCGACTACACGACCGAAGTCGCCAACGGCGTCGACGGCTTCGTCCGTGCCGATTGGGAATGGACGGGCCCGAGCCACGGTGCGTTCCAGAACACCGACCCGGACTATGGCCGGCCGGTCTACAACGTACTGAACGCGAGCGTCGGTGCCGATTTCGGCAGCCTGGTCGTCTCGCTGTTCGTGAAGAACCTGCTCGACCAGAACAAGACGATCCAGCGGCCGTCGCTGCTCTCGGTCAACGAGGGCTACACAGTCCGGCCACTGACGGTCGGCTTGTCGGTGTCGAAGGACTTCTGA
- the mazG gene encoding nucleoside triphosphate pyrophosphohydrolase encodes MSIPPPSGTGIDRLLRIMAQLRSKDGGCPWDIEQDFSTIAPYTIEEAYEVADAIEKRDMPALKDELGDLLFQVVFHGRMAEEAGLFGFEEIADAISEKMVRRHPHVFTSEAGDGTAVATAADQTVNWERMKAAERASQAQEAERHSALDGVIAGLPALTRAVKIQKRAARVGFDWTEPAPILDKIEEEIDELRAELTNGAAAERIEDELGDLIFALANLARRLDLDAEGALRRATAKFERRFRAMEALATAEGRPFDSLPLDEQDALWNRVKANEG; translated from the coding sequence ATGTCGATACCACCGCCGTCCGGGACCGGCATCGACCGCCTGCTCCGCATCATGGCGCAGCTCCGCTCGAAAGACGGCGGCTGTCCCTGGGACATCGAGCAGGATTTCTCGACCATCGCGCCCTACACGATCGAGGAAGCCTATGAAGTGGCCGACGCGATCGAGAAGCGCGACATGCCGGCGCTCAAGGACGAGCTGGGCGACCTCTTGTTCCAGGTCGTGTTCCACGGTCGCATGGCCGAGGAAGCGGGCCTGTTCGGCTTCGAGGAGATCGCCGACGCGATCTCGGAGAAGATGGTCCGCCGGCACCCGCATGTGTTCACCAGCGAAGCCGGCGACGGGACGGCGGTCGCGACCGCGGCGGATCAGACGGTCAATTGGGAGCGCATGAAGGCGGCCGAGCGCGCAAGCCAGGCGCAGGAGGCCGAGCGCCACAGCGCGCTCGACGGCGTCATTGCCGGCCTCCCCGCTTTGACCCGCGCCGTCAAGATCCAGAAGCGCGCGGCCCGCGTCGGCTTCGACTGGACCGAGCCTGCGCCGATCCTCGACAAGATCGAGGAAGAGATCGACGAGCTCAGGGCCGAGCTTACGAACGGCGCTGCCGCCGAGCGGATCGAGGATGAGCTGGGCGACCTCATCTTCGCCCTTGCCAACCTGGCGCGCCGGCTCGACCTCGACGCCGAAGGCGCCCTCCGACGCGCGACAGCCAAGTTCGAGCGCCGCTTCCGCGCGATGGAAGCGCTGGCCACCGCCGAAGGGCGTCCGTTCGACAGCCTGCCGCTCGACGAGCAGGACGCGCTCTGGAACCGCGTCAAGGCGAATGAGGGCTGA
- a CDS encoding VOC family protein translates to MRAETVTFGRGPRVVPALLARDLSETAAFYGRLGFSIEWPDGDRRPAHRLRVERDGIALFFFDEPIGTATDPALSGTIYAFPESVDALAEEWRDKVAFLWGPELMPYGLYEFGIADPNGYCLAFAERRSSL, encoded by the coding sequence ATGAGGGCTGAAACGGTGACCTTCGGCCGTGGGCCCCGGGTCGTCCCGGCCCTCCTTGCTCGCGACCTCTCAGAGACAGCCGCGTTCTACGGCCGACTGGGCTTCTCGATCGAATGGCCGGACGGTGATCGTCGTCCCGCACATCGGCTGCGGGTAGAGCGCGACGGCATCGCCCTGTTCTTCTTCGACGAGCCAATCGGGACGGCCACCGATCCTGCCCTGTCCGGCACAATCTACGCGTTCCCCGAAAGCGTCGACGCGCTCGCTGAGGAATGGCGGGACAAGGTCGCGTTTCTTTGGGGCCCCGAATTGATGCCCTATGGACTCTACGAGTTCGGCATTGCCGATCCAAACGGCTATTGCCTCGCCTTCGCCGAGCGCCGGTCGAGCTTGTGA
- a CDS encoding inositol monophosphatase family protein, which yields MLPDTTKVSTLLREAAADLILPRFQRLETGDIQAKAPGDLVTIADLETEHRLTPQLCDLLPGSIVVGEEAASKDPTVLERLSGDTPVWVIDPVDGTANFAAGIPLFAVMVSLIRSGEVVQSWILDPVKDHMAVAGRGEGAWLDGQRLHVAAPATPDHMSGSLTLRFGNRQLVRKIAGRSNLVGSVFSFRCAGQEYLALASGRVHFALYHRLLPWDHAAGWLLHREAGGYSRRLDRSAYTPRTHDGGLLLTPDEASWNALHEVLIGGEE from the coding sequence ATGCTGCCCGACACGACCAAGGTCTCGACCCTGCTGCGCGAGGCCGCGGCCGATCTGATCCTGCCCCGCTTCCAGCGCCTGGAGACGGGCGACATCCAGGCGAAGGCGCCGGGCGACCTGGTGACGATCGCGGATCTGGAGACGGAGCATCGCCTCACGCCGCAGCTCTGCGACCTGCTGCCGGGCTCGATCGTCGTCGGCGAAGAGGCGGCGTCCAAAGACCCGACCGTGCTCGAGCGGCTGTCGGGCGACACGCCCGTCTGGGTCATCGATCCGGTCGACGGCACGGCCAATTTCGCGGCCGGCATCCCGCTGTTCGCGGTCATGGTCTCGCTCATCCGCAGCGGCGAGGTGGTACAATCCTGGATCCTCGATCCGGTCAAGGATCATATGGCGGTTGCCGGGCGCGGCGAGGGGGCCTGGCTCGACGGCCAGCGCCTGCATGTGGCGGCGCCGGCGACGCCGGACCATATGAGCGGCTCGCTGACGCTGCGCTTCGGCAATCGCCAGCTCGTGCGCAAGATCGCCGGCCGGTCGAACCTGGTGGGCTCCGTGTTCAGCTTCCGTTGCGCCGGTCAGGAATATCTGGCGCTTGCGAGCGGCCGCGTCCATTTCGCGCTCTATCATCGGCTTCTGCCGTGGGACCATGCCGCCGGCTGGCTGCTGCACCGCGAGGCGGGCGGTTATTCGCGCCGGCTCGACCGCTCGGCCTATACGCCGCGCACCCACGACGGCGGCCTGCTCTTGACGCCGGACGAGGCCAGCTGGAATGCCTTGCACGAAGTGCTGATCGGCGGCGAGGAATAG